The Euleptes europaea isolate rEulEur1 chromosome 2, rEulEur1.hap1, whole genome shotgun sequence genome has a segment encoding these proteins:
- the LOC130473138 gene encoding potassium voltage-gated channel subfamily V member 2-like, with the protein MRQAAKRRLSLSANMKIGDCCKCCQSPNREEVYIPFAQEKLVKRWGSMTDIADRKQDGNNAPTRRNRFVLNLNVGGRCFQMACKMAAKYPNTRIGQLALAKDPTKKLELCDDYSVPKNEYFFDRDPLMFYYVFHFYRSGVMWIKDELCPSNFVDEIAYWGIHMKYTQRCCRILFEEKQDELADYLKIQRELEAELEPLKKGEHFDGKCMGKFRKTVWNLIENPYSSIPAKIIAVMSSFFVLISIVGMTLSTVEEMQHKTSKNCLEQVEAICAIFFTLEYAMRLISTSSFQQFLRALFSAIDLVSIMPFYIQVLFENLGQGEMEYQEELHKMRSVGKLGKVLKLIKLMRIFRILKLARHSTGLRAFGFTIRQCYQQVCCLLLFIAMGVFAFSALMHSVEHDVPGTDFTSIPNTWWWAAVSLSTVGYGDTVPATVLGRMVAFACISFGIILNGMPISILYNKFSDYYAKLKSHEYEASISLKLSRKLHLKKRAWHKFLECCCPEDYFSCQPAAGHPSGQRPVPQSGHLGHPVIHQPRHSHQLLHSAPHSPYLHGYHAGHYPTHHRGHHAHLELPTQLLSHSGYPHPAHCHKPDNLASSLTSVSF; encoded by the exons ATGAGGCAAGCCGCGAAGAGGCGGTTGAGTCTCTCGGCCAACATGAAAATCGGGGACTGCTGCAAATGCTGCCAGTCCCCCAACAGGGAGGAAGTGTACATCCCTTTCGCGCAGGAAAAGCTGGTGAAGCGCTGGGGCTCAATGACCGACATAGCCGACAGGAAGCAGGATGGAAACAACGCCCCGACCCGGCGGAATCGATTCGTCCTCAACCTCAACGTTGGGGGGAGATGTTTCCAGATGGCCTGCAAGATGGCCGCCAAGTACCCAAACACGAGGATTGGCCAGCTGGCCCTCGCCAAGGACCCCACGAAGAAACTGGAACTCTGCGACGACTACTCGGTGCCGAAGAACGAATACTTCTTCGACCGCGACCCACTCATGTTCTACTACGTCTTCCACTTCTACCGGAGTGGCGTGATGTGGATCAAGGACGAGCTGTGCCCGTCCAACTTTGTCGACGAGATCGCGTACTGGGGCATCCACATGAAATACACCCAGAGGTGCTGCCGCATCCTCTTCGAGGAGAAGCAGGACGAGCTGGCCGATTACCTCAAAATCCAACGGGAGCTGGAGGCCGAGCTGGAGCCGTTGAAAAAAGGGGAGCACTTTGACGGCAAATGCATGGGCAAGTTCCGCAAGACTGTCTGGAACCTGATCGAGAACCCGTACTCCTCCATCCCCGCCAAGATCATCGCCGTCATGTCCAGCTTCTTTGTCCTCATCTCCATTGTTGGGATGACGCTGAGCACCGTCGAGGAGATGCAGCACAAGACCAGCAAGAACTGCCTGGAGCAAGTCGAGGCCATTTGCGCCATCTTCTTCACCTTGGAGTACGCCATGCGCCTCATTTCCACCTCCAGCTTCCAGCAGTTTCTGCGGGCGTTGTTCAGTGCCATCGACCTGGTATCCATCATGCCCTTCTACATCCAGGTGCTCTTTGAGAACCTGGGCCAGGGGGAGATGGAGTACCAGGAGGAGCTGCACAAGATGCGCAGCGTGGGCAAGCTGGGGAAGGTCCTCAAGCTGATCAAGCTGATGCGCATCTTCCGCATCCTCAAGCTGGCCCGCCACTCCACGGGCCTGCGGGCCTTCGGCTTCACCATCCGGCAGTGCTACCAGCAggtctgctgcctcctcctcttcatcgCCATGGGCGTCTTCGCCTTCTCCGCCCTGATGCATTCGGTGGAACACGATGTCCCCGGCACGGACTTCACCAGCATCCCCAACACCTGGTGGTGGGCTGCA GTCAGCCTCTCCACCGTGGGCTACGGAGACACGGTGCCGGCCACGGTGCTGGGCAGGATGGTGGCCTTTGCGTGCATCTCCTTCGGGATCATCCTCAACGGGATGCCCATCTCCATCCTCTACAACAAGTTCTCCGACTATTACGCCAAGCTCAAGTCCCATGAGTACGAGGCCTCCATATCGCTCAAGCTGTCCCGGAAGCTCCACCTGAAGAAAAGAGCTTGGCACAAGttcctggagtgctgctgcccgGAGGACTACTTTTCCTGCCAGCCGGCTGCGGGTCACCCCAGCGGCCAACGTCCTGTCCCCCAGTCCGGCCATCTGGGACACCCCGTCATCCACCAGCCGCGGCATAGTCACCAGCTGCTACATTCTGCTCCTCATTCCCCCTATCTTCACGGCTATCACGCTGGCCACTACCCTACTCACCACAGGGGTCATCATGCCCATCTGGAACTTCCTACTCAGCTCCTATCACATTCTGGCTATCCTCACCCCGCCCACTGTCACAAGCCAGACAATCTGGCCAGTAGCCTTACGTCTGTAAGCTTCTGA